AAACCTTCACAAACCGCTACATGCCGTTCTATGAAATCGTCAAAAGTAAAAATAGGGGTGTCAGAAATTCTTTAACATCTGCTCCAGCGATGCCATATCAGTTACGAGCACTTCCCGCGCCTTGCTGCCTTCAAACGGTCCGACGATACCGGCAGCCTCCAACTGGTCCATGATCCGTCCTGCCCGGTTATACCCCAGCTTAAGCTTTCGCTGGATCAGCGACGTGCTTCCCTGCTGGCTTATGACGATCACGCGGGCGGCATCATCAAACATGCTGTCGCGGTCAGCCAGATCAACGGCTTCACGGTCGCTTTCTTCGTCGTCTCCGCTGAATTCGGGCAGGTTGTAAGCCGATGGATAGCCGCGTTGGTTACCGATAAAATCACAGACTTCATCAATCTCGTCGGTATCGGCAAAGGCACATTGCAAACGAATCATGTCAGAGCCCGACGAAAGCAGCATATCCCCCATGCCCACCAATTGCTCGGCCCCGCCCGTATCCAGAATGGTGCGGGAATCAATTTTTGACGTAACCCTGAACGATAACCGCGCGGGGAAGTTAGCTTTGATCAACCCCGTGATCACGTTAACGGAAGGGCGTTGGGTCGCGACCACCAGGTGAATCCCGATAGCCCGCGCCAGCTGCGCCAGTCGCGCAATGGGCTGTTCCACTTCTTTGCCCGCGGTCATCATCAAATCCGCTAACTCATCAATGACCAGCACGATGTAAGGCAAAAAGCAGTGTCCGCGCTCCGGATTCAACTGACGCTGAATGAACTTAGCATTGTATTCTTTGACATTGCGAACACCCGCTTCTTTCAACAGATTATAGCGGTTATCCATTTCGATGCAAAGTGAATTGAGCGTATGCACCACTTTTTTGGTATCGGTAATGATGGCCTCTTCGCTGTTGGGAAGCTTGGCCAGAAAATGCCTCTCAATTTTGTTGAACAGGGTCAATTCCACCTTTTTAGGGTCTACCAGCACAAATTTCAGCAATGCCGGGTGTTTTTTATAGATCAGTGAGGCCAGCAATACATTCAGGCCCACGGATTTTCCCTGCCCGGTAGCCCCTGCCATCAACAGGTGAGGCATTTTGGCCAGATCTGTAATAAAAAATTCGTTCGAGATTGTTTTCCCCAGCGCCACCGGCAGGTCGAACGTACTTTCCTGGAACTTTTTACTTGCCAACACCGAACGAATAGAAACCATTTCCCGATTCTTGTTGGGCACCTCAATACCGATGGTTCCCTTGCCGGGCATCGGCGCGATGATACGAATGCCCAAGGCTGCCAAACTCAGCGCAATATCATCTTCCAGACTTTTGATTTTGGAGATACGTACACCCGCTTCCGGAATGATTTCATACAGCGTAACGGTCGGCCCGATGGTGGCTTTGATGCTGGCGATACTGATGCCGTAGTTGCCGAGGGTTTCCACGATTCGGTCTTTATTGGCTTCCAGTTCTTCCGCCGTTACTTTTGAGCTTCCTTCGCCGCGATTATGTAAAAGATCCAGCGTGGGAAATTGATAATGGGGCAGATCCAGCGTGGGGTCATAAGGACCGTGTTGGGCCACCAAGTCGTCGGCCAAGTGATCGGCATTGACAAAAGGTACCACCGGAATTTTACTTGTCGTTCCCGAAACGGGTATTTCATCCGCCGGGCTTTTTCCTTCGTTCATATCATCGGCATTTTCCACAATAAGCGTCAACCCGCCTACGCCTGCCGCTTTGGCCGCGGGTTTACCGTTCGTTGTTTTACCGGTTAAGTCAAAGGTATTTACATTCAATGCCTCTGCGGCTACCGTTTCTTTTTTAGGCGATGCCATCGGCTGAATGATTTCCTCGTTTTCCTCTTCCTGCTGTTGTACATCTTCCGGATACTTATCTTCTTCCGACACTACTTCCAGATCAATGGGGCGAGTTCTGCGTTTGATAGGGCTTTCTATACGACTCGCCAATTCATCAAAGGAGTTGATGCCGTGGAAATACACCATCACCGTTCCGAAGCCTCCCAATACCACAAAGAAGCTTCCCCAGCCGATGTAGCGGTCGAGCAGATTGTTGACTTCGTAACCGATACCGCCACACAGAAAACTCATGGAGCGTACCGTATCGGTTTTTAAGACAAAAAAACCGAAGAACAGACTCAACAGAAAAATGTAAACCAGCGTCAGTTGGGTCGTACGTTGCAGGGGCAAAAGTTCTCGTTTCTTCGCAATTTTAAAACCGATTAAAAAGAGCAGAAAAGGAAATCCCAAGGCTGCGATGCCAAACCACCGAAAGATGAAAAAATGCGAAAGCAACAGGCCGAAAAAACCCATCCCGTTCTCTGTTTCTCGCGAAGAAATGCGCAATTTGGTAGTAAACGCAGAATCAACCACGCTCTGATCGGCCGCACCCGTAAACAAATACCACACAAAAGCACCGAGCATGTAGAGTGACAGAAACATCAACGTCCAACCCCACATTTTTTGGTTGCGAGGGTCAGACGCCGTCTTCTTAAAAGGAACTTTCAGTTGCCCCACGTCGCTGCCGGCAGTGCTTTTTCGCTCACGCTTTGGGGGCGTTGAAGGAATAACATTCTTAGCCATCTGTAAAAAAGGTTAATGTGTATCAATGAATCTGTTAATGAGCACAAAATCACAACCGATCAAAAGAAGACAAATGTCGCGCACGAATTTCATCCCTCCTTTTTTAAGGTGGTGTAGAAACGTCGGTTATTCGTGCGCAAGCGCTTTTATAGGGTAAAATTGAAGCTCTATTTCAAGGATTTACAAATCCGTTTGGCCAAAGCCGGTCCTTCATAAATAAAACCCGTGTAGATCTGCACTAAACTTGCTCCTGCTTCCAGTTTTTCACGGGCTTCTTCCGGCGAACCGATCCCTCCTACCCCAATGACAGGAAAGGAGTGATTTGATTTCTCGCAAATATAACGAATAACTTCGGTCGAACGATGTGCCAGCGGGGCTCCGCTTAGTCCTCCGGACCCGATTTTTTTTACGAATTCGGTATCCGTAGCCAAATCCGCCCGACTGATCGTGGTATTGGTGGCAATGACCCCCGCTATTTGAGAGGCCGTAACAATCTCTATGATATCGTCCAATTGGCTGTCTGTCAAGTCAGGAGCGATCTTAAGCAGGATAGGCTTAGGCGCTTTGCGGGCCTTGTTTCTCAGTTTTTCTTCCCACGCCTGACTTCTTTGCTTTAATGCGGTCAGGATCTTCGTCAGCGGTTCTTTTTCCTGGAGATCACGCAGTCCGGGCGTATTGGGGGAACTCACATTGACCACAAAATAATCAACGGTATCGTAGAGTTCATCAAAACATTTCAGGTAATCGTCAAGCGCATTTTCGTTGGGTGTGAGCTTATTTTTACCGATGTTACCGCCAATGAGAATGTTAGTTGTACGCCGGCGGAGCCGTTTAGCCGCCGCCGCCGCGCCTTCATTATTAAAACCCATACGATTAATGAGAGCCCGGTCCGGTTTCAACCGAAATAATCTCGGTTTGTCATTTCCGGGTTGGGGCAGAGGCGTGACCGTCCCGATCTCTACAAAACCAAAGCCTAA
Above is a window of Runella slithyformis DSM 19594 DNA encoding:
- a CDS encoding FtsK/SpoIIIE family DNA translocase produces the protein MAKNVIPSTPPKRERKSTAGSDVGQLKVPFKKTASDPRNQKMWGWTLMFLSLYMLGAFVWYLFTGAADQSVVDSAFTTKLRISSRETENGMGFFGLLLSHFFIFRWFGIAALGFPFLLFLIGFKIAKKRELLPLQRTTQLTLVYIFLLSLFFGFFVLKTDTVRSMSFLCGGIGYEVNNLLDRYIGWGSFFVVLGGFGTVMVYFHGINSFDELASRIESPIKRRTRPIDLEVVSEEDKYPEDVQQQEEENEEIIQPMASPKKETVAAEALNVNTFDLTGKTTNGKPAAKAAGVGGLTLIVENADDMNEGKSPADEIPVSGTTSKIPVVPFVNADHLADDLVAQHGPYDPTLDLPHYQFPTLDLLHNRGEGSSKVTAEELEANKDRIVETLGNYGISIASIKATIGPTVTLYEIIPEAGVRISKIKSLEDDIALSLAALGIRIIAPMPGKGTIGIEVPNKNREMVSIRSVLASKKFQESTFDLPVALGKTISNEFFITDLAKMPHLLMAGATGQGKSVGLNVLLASLIYKKHPALLKFVLVDPKKVELTLFNKIERHFLAKLPNSEEAIITDTKKVVHTLNSLCIEMDNRYNLLKEAGVRNVKEYNAKFIQRQLNPERGHCFLPYIVLVIDELADLMMTAGKEVEQPIARLAQLARAIGIHLVVATQRPSVNVITGLIKANFPARLSFRVTSKIDSRTILDTGGAEQLVGMGDMLLSSGSDMIRLQCAFADTDEIDEVCDFIGNQRGYPSAYNLPEFSGDDEESDREAVDLADRDSMFDDAARVIVISQQGSTSLIQRKLKLGYNRAGRIMDQLEAAGIVGPFEGSKAREVLVTDMASLEQMLKNF
- a CDS encoding quinone-dependent dihydroorotate dehydrogenase produces the protein MYKWLILPILFRFDAEQVHHFVCGTLQFLFKIPGVPFLFRQLFTYEHPSLEREVFGLKFKNPVGLAAGFDKNAELVEEMTCLGFGFVEIGTVTPLPQPGNDKPRLFRLKPDRALINRMGFNNEGAAAAAKRLRRRTTNILIGGNIGKNKLTPNENALDDYLKCFDELYDTVDYFVVNVSSPNTPGLRDLQEKEPLTKILTALKQRSQAWEEKLRNKARKAPKPILLKIAPDLTDSQLDDIIEIVTASQIAGVIATNTTISRADLATDTEFVKKIGSGGLSGAPLAHRSTEVIRYICEKSNHSFPVIGVGGIGSPEEAREKLEAGASLVQIYTGFIYEGPALAKRICKSLK